A region of candidate division KSB1 bacterium DNA encodes the following proteins:
- a CDS encoding TonB-dependent receptor, whose amino-acid sequence MKISNLFIFLTLFTGQVAIAQEFTVNGYVQDSQSGERLIGANLFDPDLNVGTTTNVYGFFSLTLKNAVADSILLVVSYIGYERWQRRLATGQDYQLNIELKLSPIAMDSITVIADNLESIEQRTAMSTIEIPIRQLKTVPALLGEVDVIKSIQLLPGVQSGSEGSSGLYVRGGSPDQNLILLDGAPVYNASHLFGFFSIFNSDAVKNIKLIKGGFPARFGGRLSSVLEINMKEGNNQEFNGQVTIGMIASRIMLEGPLKKGNSSYIISARRTYADLIAKPFLDKDDNGGYYFTDLNAKMNHMLSNKNRLYLSLYAGLDKFYFRSKETLNGETSQENGNLRWGNITSTLRWNKLFNKKLFSNTTVLYSKYRFTVEVEEESKNRSILSESYLLKYISGIEDWSARIDFDFRPNPSHYIKFGGAATSHKFSPGAAQFKAAGLNITALDTLIAPTQEQNAIETNFYVEDDLRFSDRLKANLGLHSSLFSTEGKQYISLQPRLSARFMVSSWALKASYATMSQYIHLLSNAGIGLPTDLWVPATNKVKPQGSKQIALGLARSLKDKQYELSIETYYKTMDNLIGYKDGAEFLGLDTDWQNKIEVGSGRSYGLEIFVQKKRGRTTGWLGYTLSWTDRLFENLNFGKRYPYRYDRRHDIAIVFNHQLSRGVELSGTWIYGTGNAISIPEATYPTAVLPNSFRFFDGLIDYLPDRNGVRMRSYHRLDLAIRFIKRKDSNERRVWTIGIYNAYSRKNPFFYFFSTDQVGNPVVKQASLFPIIPAISYSRGL is encoded by the coding sequence ATGAAAATCTCTAATCTCTTCATATTTCTAACTCTATTTACAGGCCAAGTTGCCATCGCCCAGGAATTCACGGTTAATGGCTATGTCCAGGACTCCCAATCCGGAGAAAGACTAATCGGGGCGAATCTTTTTGACCCGGATTTAAACGTCGGTACGACCACCAATGTTTACGGTTTCTTTAGTCTGACATTGAAAAATGCGGTAGCAGATTCCATCTTGCTGGTGGTATCCTATATCGGATATGAACGCTGGCAAAGAAGATTAGCAACCGGACAAGATTACCAATTGAATATTGAATTGAAACTTAGCCCGATAGCTATGGACAGTATTACTGTAATTGCCGACAACCTGGAATCCATCGAACAAAGGACAGCAATGAGCACCATTGAGATTCCGATCCGGCAACTTAAAACGGTACCGGCATTGCTCGGTGAGGTGGATGTGATCAAATCGATCCAGCTATTGCCAGGTGTGCAATCCGGGTCCGAAGGAAGCAGCGGACTTTATGTGCGGGGTGGATCACCTGATCAAAATCTTATCTTACTTGACGGCGCCCCGGTTTATAATGCATCCCATCTTTTTGGTTTCTTTTCTATTTTCAACTCTGATGCGGTAAAAAATATTAAGCTCATAAAAGGAGGCTTTCCAGCTCGATTTGGCGGCCGGTTATCATCCGTGCTTGAAATTAACATGAAGGAAGGCAACAACCAGGAATTTAATGGACAAGTGACGATAGGGATGATTGCTTCCCGGATTATGCTGGAAGGTCCGCTAAAAAAAGGCAATTCATCTTATATCATTTCAGCAAGGCGAACGTATGCAGACCTAATAGCAAAACCATTCCTCGATAAGGATGACAATGGTGGATACTACTTTACTGATTTGAATGCGAAGATGAATCATATGTTATCAAACAAAAATCGGCTTTATTTAAGTCTATATGCCGGTCTGGATAAATTTTACTTCCGAAGTAAAGAGACTTTAAATGGGGAGACATCCCAAGAAAACGGTAACCTAAGATGGGGCAATATAACTTCCACTCTTAGATGGAATAAACTCTTTAATAAAAAATTGTTTAGTAACACAACTGTGCTTTACAGTAAATATCGCTTTACGGTTGAGGTCGAGGAAGAATCTAAAAATCGCAGCATTTTATCGGAATCTTACCTTCTCAAGTATATCTCCGGCATCGAAGATTGGAGTGCCCGCATTGATTTTGACTTCCGGCCCAACCCAAGCCATTACATTAAGTTCGGTGGTGCCGCCACAAGCCATAAATTTAGTCCGGGTGCAGCACAATTTAAAGCAGCGGGTTTAAATATCACTGCATTGGATACTCTCATTGCACCCACCCAGGAACAAAATGCCATCGAAACAAATTTTTATGTTGAAGATGATCTTAGGTTTTCTGACAGATTAAAGGCCAACCTTGGGCTTCATTCTTCACTATTCTCAACCGAAGGCAAGCAGTATATTTCACTGCAACCTCGTTTATCCGCACGATTCATGGTAAGTAGTTGGGCACTCAAAGCTTCTTATGCCACCATGAGCCAGTACATCCATCTGCTCTCCAATGCCGGAATCGGGCTGCCAACAGACCTGTGGGTGCCGGCAACAAATAAAGTAAAACCACAAGGAAGCAAACAGATCGCTCTTGGCTTGGCTCGTTCGCTGAAGGACAAACAATATGAACTCAGCATCGAAACCTACTACAAAACCATGGACAATTTAATTGGATATAAAGATGGCGCAGAATTCCTTGGATTAGATACCGACTGGCAAAATAAGATCGAAGTCGGATCAGGCCGCTCCTATGGTCTGGAGATCTTCGTTCAAAAAAAACGAGGACGTACCACCGGTTGGCTCGGTTATACACTTTCCTGGACTGACAGGCTTTTTGAAAATTTGAATTTTGGCAAACGTTACCCATATCGCTACGACCGGCGTCATGATATTGCTATAGTCTTCAATCATCAACTATCCAGGGGTGTGGAATTGTCCGGAACCTGGATTTACGGCACAGGGAATGCGATATCAATACCGGAGGCAACCTATCCCACTGCAGTTTTACCGAACAGTTTCAGATTTTTTGATGGATTAATTGATTATTTACCTGATAGAAACGGAGTACGAATGCGATCTTATCATCGCCTGGATTTAGCGATTCGGTTTATTAAACGAAAAGATAGTAATGAGCGTCGAGTCTGGACAATTGGTATTTATAATGCTTACAGCCGCAAGAATCCTTTCTTTTACTTCTTCTCGACGGACCAGGTAGGTAACCCGGTTGTAAAACAGGCAAGCTTGTTTCCAATTATTCCTGCAATAAGTTATAGCCGAGGATTATAG
- a CDS encoding oligosaccharide flippase family protein, whose protein sequence is MLRHSAVYGIGHMASRGLGFLLLPLHTNVIATGEYGKAALIFSFLALMNVIYGYGMDVAYLRFVAPENDLKKQKVLFSTGLISLLITSVLFTGLLVVFDQTFSIIIFRSETEAMLILLSAGILLFDSLTLMPFMALRAKEKSIPFAVLKVINVVLNIAANILFIVVLKKGVAGIFWANLVSSGLTFLFLLPIIFRYFILKFDTAIFSKLIRFGLPYISSGLAVVAMNIIDRPIIERLTDLETTGIYSAGYKLGSFMALFIAAFRFAWHPFFLSTSKQANAKAVFARVLTYFMLSCSIVFLGVSLFVDEIVRFNLFGYSLFGEKYWASTSIIPLILISNIFFGMYVNFYVGVFLEKKTLIIAWVTGISAGVNILLNFLLIPFFGMLGAAWAKVIAYIVLAYLLYIKSNPLYPIPYEWGRVTKISVLALGIFLVQIYFLQWENIFLKIGLILGFFLFLLASGFLDRTEKTRIRKFFKKDHGTTA, encoded by the coding sequence TTGCTTCGCCATTCCGCAGTTTACGGTATCGGCCACATGGCCAGCCGGGGACTGGGTTTTTTATTATTGCCATTGCATACTAATGTAATTGCGACCGGGGAATATGGTAAAGCTGCATTGATATTTTCATTTCTGGCATTGATGAATGTGATTTATGGTTATGGAATGGATGTCGCTTACTTGCGTTTTGTTGCCCCGGAAAATGACCTCAAAAAACAAAAGGTTTTATTTAGTACGGGTTTGATTTCCTTATTAATCACATCGGTCCTTTTTACAGGGCTTTTGGTGGTTTTCGATCAAACGTTCTCAATAATAATCTTCAGATCAGAAACAGAAGCAATGTTGATTTTATTAAGTGCCGGCATACTGTTATTTGATTCCTTGACTTTAATGCCATTTATGGCGCTGCGCGCTAAAGAAAAATCTATACCTTTTGCAGTTTTAAAAGTCATTAATGTTGTGCTGAATATTGCAGCGAATATCTTGTTTATTGTGGTTTTAAAGAAAGGTGTGGCAGGCATTTTTTGGGCCAACCTGGTGTCTTCTGGTTTAACTTTCCTTTTCTTATTACCAATCATTTTCCGGTATTTTATTTTGAAATTTGACACTGCCATTTTCAGTAAGCTCATCCGCTTTGGGTTACCCTATATATCTTCCGGGTTGGCTGTGGTTGCGATGAATATTATTGACCGCCCGATCATAGAGCGCTTAACTGATCTGGAAACCACTGGTATCTATAGCGCCGGTTATAAATTGGGGTCTTTTATGGCGTTGTTCATAGCTGCTTTCCGTTTTGCCTGGCATCCTTTCTTTCTTTCCACTTCCAAGCAGGCAAATGCCAAAGCTGTTTTTGCGCGGGTTTTGACGTATTTCATGTTGTCTTGCTCAATAGTCTTCCTGGGAGTCTCACTTTTTGTCGACGAAATTGTACGTTTTAACTTATTTGGCTACAGTTTATTTGGAGAGAAATATTGGGCCAGTACCAGTATTATTCCGTTAATTCTGATCAGCAATATCTTTTTTGGAATGTATGTTAATTTTTATGTCGGCGTATTTTTGGAAAAGAAAACCTTGATTATAGCATGGGTTACCGGCATCTCAGCCGGAGTGAATATCCTGTTAAATTTTTTGTTGATTCCGTTTTTCGGCATGTTGGGAGCAGCATGGGCGAAAGTGATAGCCTATATTGTGCTTGCTTATCTCCTTTACATAAAATCCAATCCACTTTATCCTATTCCTTATGAATGGGGCCGGGTCACTAAAATTTCAGTACTTGCTTTGGGTATTTTTCTTGTCCAAATCTATTTCTTGCAATGGGAGAATATTTTTCTTAAAATTGGCTTAATCCTGGGATTCTTTTTATTCTTATTGGCTTCCGGATTTTTAGATCGAACCGAGAAAACCAGGATTCGTAAATTTTTTAAAAAGGATCATGGAACAACAGCTTAA